One Silurus meridionalis isolate SWU-2019-XX chromosome 10, ASM1480568v1, whole genome shotgun sequence genomic window carries:
- the sqor gene encoding sulfide:quinone oxidoreductase, mitochondrial produces MAGALPLQLAMVRRFNRLLYCVRSNFHTSNGLASKEHYKIVVVGGGSGGISMGARMKRKVGAENVAIVEPSEMHYYQPMWTLVGAGAKTVQASGRSTASVMPSGVKWVKSRAMRIDPENNTVFTECGKEISYDYLIVSLGLQLHYEKIKGLPEGFEHPKIGSNYSLQTVEKTWKALKNFKEGNAIFSFPNTPVKCAGAPQKIMYLSDSFLRKTGKRSKANFIYNTSLPVLFGVKKYADALWEIVKKRDLNVNLRHNLIEVRADKYEAVFENLDKPGETKVFEYEMLHVTPPMGPPAVLKGSTLEDEGGWLDVNKDTLQHKTYSNVFGIGDCTNLPTSKTAAAIAAQSSVLDRTITKVMKKENPDKKYDGYTSCPLVTSYKTVILAEFDYSGQPLETFPVDQSKESRIMYHMKADIMPHLYWHGLLRGLWGGPGPYRKIMHLGMK; encoded by the exons ATGGCAGGTGCTTTACCTTTACAATTGGCTATGGTGAGAAGATTTAACAGGCTACTGTACTGTGTGAGGTCCAACTTCCATACCAGTAATGGATTGGCTTCCAAGGAGCATTATAAGATCGTGGTGGTTGGAGGAGGCAGTGGTGGTATTTCCATGGGAGCCCGTATGAAAAGGAAGGTTGGCGCAGAAAATGTGGCTATTGTAGAGCCCAGTGAG ATGCATTATTACCAGCCCATGTGGACACTAGTAGGCGCAGGGGCTAAAACTGTACAGGCGTCTGGACGGTCCACTGCTAGTGTGATGCCCTCTGGAGTCAAATGGGTCAAATCCAGAGCCATGAGGATTGACCCTGAAAACAACACTGTCTTCACGGAGTGTGGGAAAGAG ATTTCCTATGACTACCTTATTGTATCACTGGGCCTCCAGCTTCACTATGAGAAG ATTAAAGGACTACCTGAAGGTTTTGAACATCCAAAGATCGGATCAAATTATTCACTGCAAACAGTCGAAAAAACATGGAAAGCATTAAAGAACTTCAAGGAGGGAAATGCTATTTTCTCTTTTCCCAACACTCCTGTGAAGTGTGCAGGAGCTCCTCAGAAGATCATGTACCTTTCTGATTCCTTCTTGAGAAAG ACTGGAAAGCGGTCCAAAGCCAACTTTATTTACAACACCTCATTGCCCGTGTTGTTTGGAGTTAAGAAATACGCCGACGCACTCTGGGAAATTGTGAAAAAACGTGACCTGAATGTAAACCTCAGACACAACCTTATAGAGGTCCGAGCAGACAAGTATGAAGCGGTATTCGAGAACCTTGATAAACCTGGAGAAACAAAGGTTTTTGAG TATGAGATGCTCCATGTTACCCCTCCTATGGGACCTCCAGCAGTGCTCAAGGGTTCCACGTTGGAAGATGAAGGTGGCTGGCTTGATGTAAATAAAGACACCCTTCAGCATAAGACATACTCTAATGTATTTGGAATTGGGGACTGTACCAATCTTCCAACTTCTAAAACTGCAGCTGCTATAG ctgcaCAATCAAGTGTTCTGGATAGGACCATTACCAAAGTgatgaagaaagaaaatccTGATAAAAAG TATGATGGCTACACCTCGTGCCCTTTGGTCACCAGCTACAAGACGGTCATCTTGGCTGAGTTTGACTATAGTGGACAACCTCTGGAGACTTTCCCAGTAGATCAGAGCAAAGAAAGCAGAATCATGTATCATATGAAAGCAGACATAATGCCCCATCTATACTGGCATGGTCTTCTCAG GGGACTTTGGGGAGGCCCAGGACCATACAGAAAAATCATGCACCTTGGGATGAAATAG